The following DNA comes from Microbacterium terregens.
CGCTCGGGATGCCGGTACTATCGCGCGATGGCATCCTTCAGCGTCCGCCCGGCCGTCCAAGCCGACGGCGGCTTCCTCGGCGACATGGTCGTGGAAGCCGCCAACTGGCGGCCGGGTGCGGCGCTTCCGAAGCATCAGGTGATCACCTCTCCGGAGCACAGCCGTTACGTGTCCGGGTGGCAGCGTCCCACTGATGTCGGGTTTCTCGCGCTCGATGGGGCCGGCGCGCCCATCGGCGCGGCGTGGTACCGACTGCTGCCGCGCAGCGATCCGGGGTTCGGCTACGTCGGGACGGGCGTTCCGGAGCTCATCATCGGCGTGCGACCGATCTGGCGCGCGCACGGCGTGGGCAGAGCGCTCCTGCAGTCCCTCACCGAGCGGGCTCGCGCGGATGGCTACGCCCGCCTGAGCCTGAGCGTGGAACGGGGCAATTTCGCTGTGACGCTGTACCGCAGCGAAGGGTTCGCGGTGACGCAGAGCGGCTTCGGGCGCGACACGATGGTCAAGATCCTGCGCTGATCCGCGACCGGGGCCGAGTGGGTACGGTCGCGTCGTTGCGGGCTTTTTCGGCTCTGTCGACGTAGCGTGGAGGTCATGGCCAGGAGCTCAAGCCCGACCAAGAATGGTCGTGCGCCCGCGAACGCGTCTTCGTCGCGCGCCCGCAAGCCCGCGCCCGCTCCCAAACGATACGTCGGCGAGGACGAGAAACCGCCTCTGCTCGTGCGCGCCTGGATGGGCCTCGCCCACGCCACCGGCGGCCTGTTCCGGGCCTTCGGGCCCGAGACGCTGGAGAAGGACCAACGGCGGGACGGCCTGCCATTCCTGATCGTGCTGCTGGCGATCGCCGGCGCCGTCAACGAGTGGTTCTTCATCGGCAGCGAAATCGCGCGCAACGTCAGTGCCTATACGACCGGTGGCCTCGTCGGCCGCGTGGCGTTCGTCTTGCCGGTGCTGCTGCTCCTGCTCGCGGGCTGGCTGTTCCGGCATCCGGCATCGGTGCACGACAACGGCCGCATCGGCATCGGATTCACGCTGTTCGTGGTCACGGTCGCCGGGTTCTGCCACGTGGGCGGAGGCCGCCCGCAGCCCCGGGAGGGCCTGCCCGCTTTGAGCGACGCCGGAGGAGTCTTCGGATGGATGGTGGGGGAGCCGCTCGCGCTGCTGATCACCGACATCGGTGCGTGCGCCGTGCTCGGGGTCCTGACGGCGCTCAGCATCCTGATCCTCACGAAGACGCCGCCGAACCGCATCGGTCGGCGGTTGGGCGATCTGTACGCGTGGATGTTCGATGCGGAGCGTCCGCAGCCGGCGCCCGCGGACGCCGAAGCCGACTCCGCGGACGAGGATTCTTCGCTGCCCTGGTGGCGCCGCAACAAGACCGGTCGCGAGAAGGACGTCGACAGCGGGATCGGGTCGCAGGACCTGACCGAGTTGCTGACTCCCGGAGCGAGTCAGGGCGGGTTCGAGCAGGCCGCGGTGACCATACCCCCGCCGCCCGTTCCGTCCGAGGCGCTCACCGAGGTCATCGAGCCCATCCCGGTCTCCACCGGCTCGCGCGGGGCGCGCAAGGCCGACACCGCCCTTCGCGACGACGAGAGCGCCGGGCCCCCGGATGACGGCGTACTGCCCGGACTGTCCGGACTCGGTGGCGACAGCCCGCGCCAGGCGCCGTCGGCCACGTACCGGTTGCCGTCGGTCGAGGCGCTGGCGGCGGGCACACCGCACAAGACGCGTTCGGCGGCCAATGACTCCGTCGTGGCCGCGATCACGAGCGTCCTGCAGCAGTTCCAGGTCGATGCCCGGGTGACGGGGTTCTCCCGCGGACCCACGGTGACCCAATACGAGATCGAGGTCGGGCATGGCGTGAAGGTCGAGCGCATCACCGCGCTGACCAACAACATCGCCTACGCCGTGGCATCCAACGAAGTGCGCATCCTGGCTCCGATCCCCGGCAAGAGCGCCATCGGCGTGGAGATCCCCAACGCGGATCGCGAGATCGTGACGCTCGGCGACGTGCTCCGCTCGGCGGCCGCACAGAAGGCCACCCATCCGATGACGATCGGCGTCGGCAAGGACGTCGGTGGCGGCTACGTCGTCGCGAACCTCGCGAAGATGCCCCACCTGCTCGTGGCCGGCTCCACCGGCTCAGGCAAGTCCAGCTTCGTCAACTCGATGATCACGAGCCTTCTCATGCAGGCCAAGCCGTCGGACGTCCGCATGGTGCTGATCGACCCGAAGCGTGTGGAACTGACCTCGTACGCCGGCGTGCCGCACCTGATCACGCCCATCATCACGAACCCGAAGAAGGCGGCCGAGGCGCTGCAGTGGGTCGTGAAGGAGATGGACATGCGGTACGACGACCTCGCGTCGTTCGGCTACCGCCACATCGACGACTTCAACCGCGCGGTGGTCGCGGGCGAGGTGGTGCTGCCCCCCGGCAGCGAGCGGGTCCTCAAGCCCTACCCGTACCTGCTCGTCGTCGTCGATGAGCTGGCCGACCTGATGATGGTGGCCCCGCGGGATGTCGAGGACTCCATCGTCCGCATCACCCAGCTCGCCCGCGCGTCCGGCATCCACCTCGTGCTGGCCACGCAGCGTCCGTCGGTCGATGTCGTGACCGGGCTGATCAAGGCGAACGTGCCGTCGCGCCTGGCTTTCGCAGTGACGAGCGTCACCGACTCCCGCGTCATCCTCGACCAGCCCGGGGCCGACCGGCTGATCGGGCAGGGGGACGCGCTCTTCCTGCCGATGGGAACGTCCAAGGCCATCCGCGTGCAGGGCGCGTGGGTGAGCGAGGCCGAGATCGAGCGGGTCGTCAAGCACGTCACCGCTCAGGCGCGGCCGGAGTATCGCGAGGTCGCCGTCGCGACGGAGAAGAAGGAGATCGACGCCGACATCGGCGACGACCTCGAGCTGCTGCTGGCCGCCACCGAGCTCATCGTATCGACACAGTTCGGCTCCACTTCGATGCTCCAGCGCAAGCTTCGCGTGGGATTCGCGAAGGCGGGCCGTCTCATGGACCTGCTCGAATCCCGCGAGATCGTCGGCCCGTCCGAAGGCTCCAAGGCCCGTGACGTCCTGGTCTCCGTGGAACAGCTCCCCGAGGTGCTCGGACGACTCCGCGGCGACGACGCTCCGTCGCGCACCGCCGACCCGGTGGACGCCCAGTTCGAGGGACTCCTCGAGGTCGAAGCCGAGGGCGACGACGATGCCTGGGGCCTGACGGGGCGTGACTGACATGGCGGTGCCGCGCCAGCTGCCCAACGCGATCACGATCGTGCGCATCCTGTGCGCGCCGGTCTTCCTCTGGCTGCTGCTGGCCGACGGCGGAGCCGACGGAGCGCTGCGATGGTGGGCGGCGGTGCTGTTCATCGTGGCGATCGCCACCGACGGCATCGACGGGTACATCGCCCGTCGGTACGAGATCGTCACCGATCTCGGCAAACTTCTCGATCCGATCGCCGACAAGGTGCTCACCGGATTCGCCTTCATCGGGCTCTCCATCCTCGGGGAGCTGCCTTGGTGGATCACGATCGTCGTGCTCATCCGCGAGGTCGGGATCACCGTGCACCGGCTGGTCGTCGCCGGCGACCACGTCGTCGCCGCCGCATGGATGGGCAAGCTCAAGACGGTCGCTCAGGCGGTGGCGCTGTCGCTCGCCCTCGTGCCGCTGTGGACACTGGTCGGCGACTGGATCTTCTGGGTCAACGGGGTGACGATGACGATCGCCGTGGTGCTCACGGTCGCCAGCGGCATCGACTACGTCCTCACCGAACTGCGCGCGGCGCGTCGGGGTCGGAGCGTCGCGTGACGGATGCCGCGTCCTCCGCGGCACGCGAGCTCATCGAGCGCCTCGTCGCGCGCGGTTGGAGTCTCGCCGTCGCCGAGTCGCTGACCGGGGGATCGGTGACGGCATCCCTCGTCTCCGTCCCCGGAGCCTCGGCCTGCCTGCGCGGCGGACTGGTGGCCTATGCCACCGACCTCAAACACAGCCTGCTGCGCGTGGACCCGGACCTGCTCGCCACAGAGGGTCCGGTGCACCCGGACGTAGCGCGGCAGATGGCCCTCGGGGTGCGCGAACTCGCCGGCCACGGCGGGGTCGCCGCGGACGTGGGCATCGCCACGACGGGCGTCGCCGGCCCGGCAACGCAGGGCGGCCGGCCGGTGGGCACCGTCTACATCGCGGTCGCCACCCCGCTCACCGTGCGCGTCGAGGCTTTCGCCTTCGGCGGGACGCGGGAGCAGATCCGATCCGAGGCAGCCCGCACGGCCCTGGCGATCGCCGTCGATGAGGTGGCGTGAGCGCAACTGCCCGCGAGGGAATACCTCGTGTTTCGGGTCGGTTACATTCCGCGATTCCCACCCATTCCACAGCCCGCGGGATTAGATTGGCGTCAACCGGTGTTGTACCGTTATCCACCCGGAAACAGAGTCGAGCAGAAGTGAGGAGGGGGGACCAGATGATACTTGTACGTCAAGAGATCGGCGAAGTCCTTCGTGACTTCCGGCAGCAGAAAGGCCGCACCCTCCGTCAGGTCGCCAGTCGTGCGAGCGTGGCTCTGGGCTATCTGAGTGAAGTCGAGCGCGGTCAGAAAGAAGCGTCGAGCGAGATTCTTGCGTCGGTCGCCGAAGCGCTCGACGTTCCCATCTCGACGATCATGCGTGAAGTCGGAGACCGGATCTCCGTCATCGAAGGCATCCATTCCTTCCCCGATGTCGTGCCCGACGATCTCGTCGCCTCCGTCGACGCCGAACTCTCGCTTCGCTGAGTGCCGCGTGCCGGTGCACAACCGCCCGTCGAGGGCGCTCAGAACCGCGCGTGAACGCCTGAACCAGCGGGAGAACCATGCGACGCAGTGAGTTCGAGCGTGCCGTCCGAGATGAATTCGGTCCGAATGGCAGTGCCCTGATCGCGGACCTCGTGCTGACCGGAGTCGGAAACCGCACGGCTGCACAGGCTCTGGATGCCGGCATCCCCGCTCGCGAGGTATGGCTCGCTCTGTGCGCGGAGACCGACGTTCCGCCCGAGCGGCGCTACGGCGTCGGGCGGGTCGAGGCGAAGGGACGCTGACGAGCGGCGCCGGTCCGTCTCGGCGCTGCCTCCGATCCCGCGGCGTGTCGTCGTGTCTCGATACGCGCGCTGCGCGCGCTACTCGACCTCCGATCCCGCGGCGTGTCGTCGTGTCTCGATACGCGCGCTGCGCGCGCTACTCGACAACCGATCCCGCGGCGTGTCGTCGTGTCTCGATACGCGCGCTGCGCGCGCTACTCGACAACCGATCCCGCGGCGTGTCGTCGAAGATCTGTTCGATAGCCGACCTAGGCTTCTGCACAGAAGGTGTCGGAAGCGTGGTTGTCCACACGTCAGGGAGAGGCGAAGACGCGATGTCGGAGCCCGCCCCTAGCGTGAACCACGTCAGATGACACCACACGCCTTGTCGCAGCATCCTCTCCGACCCTCGGGGTGGAGCGCGACAGCCTACAGGCGACGGAACGCGAGCATAAGGAGCACGCCATGCCCTCACCCGAAAACCGCGAGAAGGCCCTTGAATCGGCCCTCGCCCAGATCGACCGGCAGTTCGGGAAGGGCTCGGTCATGCGACTGGGCAGCGACGACCGAGCGCCCGTCGAAGTGATCCCGACCGGATCCATCGCGCTGGATGTCGCGCTCGGCATCGGCGGTCTGCCGCGGGGTCGCATCGTCGAGATCTACGGACCGGAGTCGTCGGGAAAGACGACACTGACGCTCCACGCGATCGCCAATGCGCAGAAGCTGGGCGGCATCGCCGCGTTCATCGACGCCGAGCACGCGCTCGACCCCGATTACGCGGCCAAGCTCGGCGTCGACATCGACCAGCTCCTGGTCTCGCAGCCCGACACAGGGGAGCAGGCGCTCGAGATCGCCGACATGCTGATCCGCTCCGGCTCCATCGACCTGATCGTCATCGACTCCGTCGCCGCACTCGTGCCGAAGGCAGAGATCGAGGGCGAGATGGGCGATTCGCACGTCGGCCTGCAGGCACGCCTGATGTCTCAGGCGCTCCGCAAGCTCACCGGTGGGCTGAACACCACCAACACCACCATGATCTTCATCAACCAGCTGCGCGAGAAGATCGGGGTCTTCTTCGGCAGCCCCGAAACGACCGCCGGAGGCAAGGCACTGAAGTTCTACGCCTCGGTGCGCCTGGACATCCGCCGCATCGAGACCATGAAGGACGGCACCGATGCCATCGGCAACCGCACGCGGGTGAAGGTCGTCAAGAACAAGATGGCCCCGCCGTTCAAGCAGGCCGAGTTCGACATCCTCTACGGCACGGGCATCTCTCGCGAGGGCAGCCTGATCGATTTCGGCGTCGAGCACGAGATCGTCAAGAAGTCCGGCTCGTGGTACACCTACGACGGCGAGCAGCTCGGCCAGGGCAAGGAGAACGCGCGCAACTTCCTCCTCAAGAACGCGGATGTCGCGAATGAGATCGAGTCGAAGATCAAGGTGAAGCTCGGCATCGGCCAGCCGAAGGTCGTCGAGGCCACCAGCGACGAGCTGGCTGCGCGGCGTCCGGCCTGATGATCTCCCACGAAGGTGACGGGGGCGAGCGACTCGCCCCCGTCACCTACCTGCCCGGGGCCGAGCCGGCCGACAAGCAACCAGTGCGCTGGACGATCCCCCTCGAGCCCACTGCGGGCGAGGACGTCGGCGCCGAACTCTCGGTCGACGATGAAGATGACGAACAGGTGGGTTCCTCCGCTGAGGACGCCGACGCGCTCCTGACGCGTCGGCTTCGCCGCAGCGCACTCTCCGAGCGAGAGGCACGCACCTTCCTCGCGCAGCGCGGTGTCGCACCCGCCATCGTCGAGGCCACGGTCGAGCGCTTCATCAGTCGCGGCTGGATCGACGACGCCGTCCTGGCGGAGCAGCTGCTGTACGCGGGTACGAGTCGCAAGGGTCAGGGACGCCGCGCGATCGCGCAAACGCTCAGCACGCGCGGAATCGCCAGAGACGTGGCGGACGCGGCGCTCGCTGCGCTTCCCGACGATGACGATGAGCGGGCGCTGGAGTACGCACGCAGCAAGGCCAACGGGCTGCGCAGCTACGACATGGACACCGCCATGCGGCGCCTGATGGGTCAGCTCGCGCGACGCGGATACTCAGGATCGGCGGCATCCACCGCAGCGCGTACGGCCCTCACCGAGCAACGCGGCGGGGGCGGCGTTCAGTTCCGCTGACCGCCCGCCATGGGCGGACGCTCACGTTACGGTGGACAGGAGCGCGACGGGGGCGAAATGGCGATCGAAGTGGTCGGACTGACGAAGCGGTACCGGGACAAGGTCGCCGTCGATGACATCTCGTTCTCCGTTCCCGACGGAGGGGTGTTCGCCTTCGTCGGGACGAACGGGGCCGGCAAGTCCACGACGATCGGATGCCTCACCACTGTCCTTCCCTTCGACGCCGGCGAGGTCCGGGTCAGGGGTCACGACGTACGTCGTGAGGGCGACCAGGTCCGCGAATCGATCGGGGTGGTCTTCCAAGAGTCGCTGCTAGACCCGCTTTTGACCGTGCGAGAGAATCTGCGCCTGCGGGGGAGTCTGTCTCGCCTGGCACCGGGATCGCTGGCGGCCAGGATCACGGACGTGTCCGGGCTGATCGGACTGGAGGAGTTCCTGGACAGGCGCTACGGAAAGCTCTCCGGCGGACAGCGCCGGCGCGTCGACATCGCCCGCGCGCTGCTGCACGAGCCCGCCGTGCTCTTCCTGGATGAGCCGACGGCGGGACTCGATCCGGCCAGCCGGGCCCTCGTGTGGCATACGCTCCACGAGCTCAGCGTCCGCAGTGACCTCACGGTGTTCCTGACGACGCACTATCTCGAGGAAACCGAAGAAGCCGCGCGGGTCTGCATCATCGACGACGGACGGATCATCGCCGACGACACGCCCGCACGCCTGCGCGCGCAGTACAGCCGCAGCCTGCTCACGGTGACCACGGACGATCCTGCGGCCCTGATCGCGCTGGCCCGCGCGGCCGGCGCGGATCCGACCCGCGACGGCGACCTGGTCGTCATCGCCGTGGAGGGGGCGCAGACGGCTCGTCGCCTCCTGGCTGCGCACGGTGACGCCGTTCGCGACTTCGAATTCCGGCACGGGCGGATGGACGATGTGTTCCTCGCGCTCACCGGGCGCTCCGCAGCCGAGGTGGCGGCGGCATGAGCGTCGTCTTGGCAATCGTCGGACGCAACCTGCGCATCTTCTTCCGCGACCGGCTGAACGTCTTCTTCTCCCTTCTGGGAGCCGTGATCCTGTTCGGGCTCTACACGCTGTTCCTCGGCAACCTGCAGACCGACGACCTCGCGAACTCCCTCCCCGGTGCCTCGACCGCCGACGTGCAGGCGTTCGTCGACAGCTGGATGTTCGCCGGAATCGTGCTGATCACCACCGTCACGACCGGACTGGGCGGACTCGCGGTGCTGGTGGACGACGATCAGTCCGGACGCTTTCGTGACTTTCTCGTCGCACCTCTGCGACGCGGTCAGCTCGTGCTGGGCTACCTTCTGTCGGCGGCGTCGGTTGCCGTCATTCTCTCCGTGTTCGTCCTCGCCGTCAGTGTCGTGTACTTGGGCGTGGTGCGTGGAACCTGGCTGACCGTCCCGGCGATCGGGCGAAGCGTTCTGATCGTGATGCTCGCGTGCATCGCATTCACGTCGGTGTCCGCGCTCGTGGTCTCCTTCGTTCGCACCAGCGGCGCATTCTCGGGTCTGGCGACGATTGTGGGAACGGTCCTCGGGTTCATCGCAGCGGCTTACATCCCCATCGGAGCGTTTCCCGACTCGGTCGCCTCTGTCGTCGCGGCGCTGCCTTTCGCGCAGGCGGGCATGCTTCTGCGCCGCGAGTTCTCGGAGGACACCCTTGCGGCGATCACCGCCGACGCCCCGGGCGCCGAGCAGGCGCTCCGCACGTTCTACGGGCTCGATCTGAGCGTCGGAGACTGGGTGGTGTCGGCTTGGTTCGTCGTCGTCATCCTTGTGGTCATCGCGGTGGTGTGCACCGCATTGTCCGCGGCGCGCATCCGCGGCCGCATCCGTTGAGGCGACGCGAGCCGGGTCCACGCACCCGGCTCGTAGAATGGAGGGCATCATGACTCCTCCGTCCTCAGCGCCGACGACGATCGCGCCGTCACCCGCTTCCTTCGCAGCCGACGGACGCGTCCGAACCTACGAGGTGCGCACCTTCGGCTGTCAGATGAACGTGCACGACTCCGAACGGCTCTCCGGCTCCCTGGAGAGCGCCGGCTACCTCCGGGCCGCGACGGGCGAAGAAGCCGACGTCGTGATCATCAACACGTGTGCGGTCCGCGACAACGCGGCGGGCAAGCTCTATGGCACGCTCGGGCACCTGGCCTCGGTGAAGCGTCGCAAGGAGGGCATGCAGATCGCGGTCGGCGGGTGCATGGCGCAGATGGACAAGCAGGCGGTGCTGGACAAGGCGCCGTGGGTGGACGTCGTCTTCGGCACGCACAACATGGGTTCGCTGCCTCGTCTTCTCGAACGCGCCCGGCACAACGGCGAGGCCGAGCTCGAGATCCTCGAATCGCTCGAGATCTTCCCGTCCACACTGCCCACCAAGCGCGACAGCATCTACAGCGGCTGGGTGTCGATCTCCGTCGGCTGCAATAACACGTGCACGTTCTGCATCGTGCCCAGCCTGCGCGGCAAGGAGAAGGACCGCAGGCCGGGCGACATCCTCAACGAGATCCGCCTGCTCGTGGAGGACGGGGCGATCGAAGTCACGCTGCTCGGTCAGAACGTGAACTCGTACGGTGTCGAGTTCGGCGACCGCCAGGCGTTCGGCAAGCTCCTGCGTGCAGCCGGAGAGATCGAGGGACTCGAGCGCATCCGCTTCACCAGCCCCCACCCCGCGGCCTTCACCGACGATGTCATCGACGCGATGGCAGAGACACCGGCGGTCATGCCGCAGCTGCACATGCCGCTGCAGTCGGGCAGCGACCGCGTCTTGAAGGCGATGCGCCGCTCGTACCGCAGCGACAGGTTCCTGGGCATCCTGGACCGCGTCCGTGACCGCATCCCGAATGCGGCGATCACCACCGACATCATCGTCGGGTTCCCGGGTGAGACGGACGAGGATTTCGAAGAGACGATGCGCGTGGTGGAGCAGTCGCGGTTCTCGAGCGCTTTCACGTTCCAGTACTCCATCCGTGAAGGCACCCCCGCCGCGACGATGCCCGACCAGGTTCCGAAGGAAGTCGTGCAGGAGCGGTACAACCGGCTCATGGCGCTCCAGGACCGCATCTGCCTCGAGGAGAACCAGGCACAGCTCGGCCGGCAGGTCGAGGTTCTGGTCTCGATGGGAGAGGGCAAGAAGGATGCCGAGACCCACCGTCTCACGGGCCGCGCCGAAGACAATCGGCTGATCCACTTCGAGGTCCCCTCGGGAAGCGACATTCCGCGCCCCGGGGATGTCGTCTCGGTCCGGATCACACACGCGGCGCCGTTCCACCTGCTCGCGGACACCGACGGGGCGCCGCTGCGCGTGCGCCGCACCCGGGCAGGCGACGCGTGGGATCGCACCCAGGCCGAATCGTGCGCGATTCCGGTCAGCGGGGGCCACTCGGAGGGCGCTCCCCGTGCCGTGTCGCTCGGACTGCCCACGCTGCGCGTCGGGGTGTGAGCGCACCGGTCCACGACGCGCGGCTGTACGCCGTCGTCGGCGCCACCGGCACAGGCAAGTCGGAGCTGTCGCTCGACCTGGCCGAGGCTCTCGCCGCGCGGGGCCGATCCGCGGAGATCGTCAACGCCGACGCGATGCAGCTCTACCGCGGCATGGACATCGGCACGGCCAAGCTCCCGGTGGGCGAACGCCGCGGCATCCCTCATCACATGCTCGATGTCCTCGACGTCACACAGGAGGCGGCCGTGGCCTGGTATCAGCACGCCGCCCGAACGGCGATCGAAGGCGTCCTCGACCGAGGCTCCTCCGCGATCCTGGTCGGCGGTTCGGGGCTGTATGTCTCGAGCGTGCTGTTCGACTTCCGCTTTCCGCCCCGCGACGATGCCCTGCGCGCGCAGCTGGAAGCCGAGCTCGTGCGCCACGGACCGGGTGTGCTGTATGAGCGGCTGCGCACAGTGGATCCGGATACGGCAGCTCGGGTGGATCCCCGCAACGGCCGACGCGTGGTGCGTGCGCTCGAGGTGCTCGCACAGGGGCGCAAGACGCACGGGGCAGCGCTCCCGGAGAAGCCGGTTCCCTGGCGCCCCGCGACGGTGATCGGTCTCACCGCGCCCCGCGACGAACTCGTCGTGCGACTGAACGCGCGGGTAGAGCGCATGTGGGCTGACGGACTCGTGGACGAGGCCGATGCACTGCGCCCCCTCGGAATCGAGGACGGGGTGACCGCCCGGCGGGCGATCGGCTACGCCCAGGCTCTCGCGCAGCTGCGCGGCGACGCCAGCCGGGCCGAGGCGATCGCCGAGACCCAGGCGCTCACGCGGCGCTACGCCCGGCGTCAGGTGTCGTGGTTCACGCGCTACGCGAACGTTGTGTGGTCAGCGGCGGACGCCGATGACCTGGTGCACCGGATACTCGAGTCATGACCGGCGTCCGCGCGTTCGCGCGGAGAGGCACCGAGTCCGTCGCGAGGCTCATCGCCGACTGACCGTCCGCGTGGCTCGGCCCACCGCGTGACTGCGAGAGTCCCCGTGTCTGCCGTCGCCGCCCGAAGAGCGGTGGCCGAAGAACCGTATGCTGGACGGATGCCGCAGACCGTCCCCTTCACGAAAGGTCACGGCACGGGCAACGACTTCGTCGTGATCCCCGACGCCGACGGGGCGCTGGATCTCAGCGACGACCAGGTCGCGGTGCTGTGCGACCGCCGCTTCGGCATCGGTGCCGACGGGATCCTTCGCGTGGTGCGCTCCGCAGCGATCGACGAGGGATCGGATGCCGCGGCGGAAGGCGCCGAATGGTTCATGGACTACCGCAACGCGGACGGTTCGAAGGCCGAGATGTGCGGGAACGGCATCCGCGTCTTCGCCCGCTA
Coding sequences within:
- the miaA gene encoding tRNA (adenosine(37)-N6)-dimethylallyltransferase MiaA, coding for MSAPVHDARLYAVVGATGTGKSELSLDLAEALAARGRSAEIVNADAMQLYRGMDIGTAKLPVGERRGIPHHMLDVLDVTQEAAVAWYQHAARTAIEGVLDRGSSAILVGGSGLYVSSVLFDFRFPPRDDALRAQLEAELVRHGPGVLYERLRTVDPDTAARVDPRNGRRVVRALEVLAQGRKTHGAALPEKPVPWRPATVIGLTAPRDELVVRLNARVERMWADGLVDEADALRPLGIEDGVTARRAIGYAQALAQLRGDASRAEAIAETQALTRRYARRQVSWFTRYANVVWSAADADDLVHRILES